Proteins from one Cicer arietinum cultivar CDC Frontier isolate Library 1 chromosome 3, Cicar.CDCFrontier_v2.0, whole genome shotgun sequence genomic window:
- the LOC101496720 gene encoding F-box/kelch-repeat protein At3g23880-like, which produces MMNSPTSPVVLFDDLIVEILSFVPVKTLMQLKCVCKSWNTIVSNPSFAKLHLQRSPRNTHLMIYTIDCSAVLFPLSSLPENLLTAIPKYPRYPFLDMCCSDLVGSCNGLICLVGYSRPYEWLRFWNPATNSLSDILGYSYGYRNRLTFGYDSSTDTYKVVSLSGKIVNVFSLGDNVWKNIQNFPVVSFEQCHPCVNAGVHVSGTINWLTIPNMTEYEQKDITIDQFVIVSLDLSTETYRKLLPPQGFVEVPPVEPAVTVLMDCLCFSHRFNGTHFVLWKMMEFGVQESWTQFLKISYQNLHIKSLRNYYDINDWLKHDSELFLFPLCVSESNHTLILACKQPTGFGEIIEHAIVYNWRDNRVEQKIFGDKFMWFCAKDYGESLISTS; this is translated from the coding sequence ATGATGAACTCTCCAACGTCGCCGGTAGTCCTCTTTGATGACCTCATCGTCGAAATCCTATCCTTTGTTCCTGTTAAAACTCTAATGCAACTCAAGTGTGTTTGCAAATCATGGAACACCATCGTCTCCAATCCTTCCTTCGCCAAATTGCACCTTCAGCGATCTCCACGGAACACTCACCTCATGATATATACTATCGATTGCAGTGCTGTACTCTTCCCTCTAAGTAGTTTACCAGAGAATCTGTTAACCGCTATTCCCAAATATCCTCGTTACCCATTCTTGGATATGTGTTGCTCTGATTTGGTTGGTTCTTGCAATGGATTGATATGTTTGGTTGGTTATTCTCGTCCTTATGAATGGCTCCGTTTCTGGAACCCAGCCACCAATTCATTATCTGATATATTAGGATATTCGTATGGTTATCGCAACCGGTTAACATTTGGTTATGATTCTTCAACTGATACATATAAGGTGGTTTCGTTATCCGGCAAAATTGTGAATGTTTTTAGTTTGGGTGATAATGTTtggaaaaatattcaaaattttcctGTGGTTTCTTTTGAACAGTGTCATCCTTGTGTAAACGCAGGTGTTCATGTGAGTGGTACTATCAACTGGTTGACTATTCCAAATATGACTGAATATGAACAGAAGGATATTACTATTGACCAATTTGTGATTGTCTCTCTTGATCTCAGTACAGAGACATATCGAAAGTTGCTTCCACCTCAGGGTTTTGTTGAAGTGCCACCTGTTGAGCCTGCTGTTACTGTGTTGATGGACTGTCTTTGTTTTTCTCATCGTTTCAATGGAACTCATTTTGTTTTATGGAAGATGATGGAATTTGGAGTTCAAGAGTCTTGGACTCAATTTCTTAAAATTAGTTACCAAAATCTTCACATTAAAAGTCTTCGAAATTATTATGACATTAATGATTGGCTGAAACATGATTCTGAACTGTTCCTGTTTCCATTGTGTGTTTCTGAGAGTAACCACACACTAATATTGGCATGCAAACAACCAACAGGTTTTGGAGAGATAATAGAGCATGCAATTGTCTACAATTGGAGAGATAATAGAGTGGAGCAAAAAATATTTGGGGATAAATTTATGTGGTTTTGTGCTAAGGATTATGGTGAAAGTCTGATTTCGACTTCTTGA